The Prochlorococcus sp. MIT 0801 genomic sequence TCAGCTTGATGGAATCATTATTGAAACCAGTGGTCTTGCTTTGCCAAAGCCTTTACTTCAAGCTCTTAATTGGCCTGCAATAAGAAATAAGGTTTTTATTAATGGAGTCGTCACTTTAGTTGATGGATATGCTCTCTCAAATGGAAGCCCAGTGGGTGATTTGAAAAGTATTAATCAACAAATAACAACTGACAAAAGTATTGATCATTTAACTCCAATAAATGAGCTTTTTAGAGATCAATTGATTTCTGCTGATCTCGTTTTAATTAGTAGGTCTGATTTGCTTTCTGCAAAAAGTTTTTCATTGGTTAGGGATGAGGTGAAAAAGCAAGGTAATTCCATTACTAATATTCTGCCAATATCTAATGGAAAAATTGAACCTTCAGTAATTCTCGGCCTTTGCAAAGAACAAAACAATATTTCTCGAGCAGATCAATATGACCATGACCATGACCATGACCATGACCATGACCATGTTGATGTAATAAGTGAGCATTTAAGATTTGAATTCCCAATTGATAAGGATCTATTGAAAGAAATACTTGTAAATCTAGTTCCGGAATATCAAATTCTTCGTATAAAAGGGAGATGCTGGATAGAGGGTAAGGCTTTGCCTCTTCAGATCCAAATGGTTGGATGCAGATTTAATTCATGGTTTGAGAGTGCGAATGATGAGTCTTGGAAACCTTCTAAGGCTGGAATTGATTTAGTCTCTTTGAGTCTGAAAGGCGGAGTTGAAAAAGCTTTTGAATCTTCCTTTTAATTAATTGGTTCAAATTATTATATTTATATTAAAAATAGGTTGTATTTTTATTTTTATCCGCGATTCTTTGTGAGTTAGGAGATAATTCTCTTAAAGCAATTTTCTAATAGTTTCTAACCGGACATTTTTCGTGAGTCAAGCAGTTTCCACTACCAAGAAAAATGATGTTCAGAGTGTTGCCAATGCTTTGAAACTGAAGACCTGCAATAAATGTGGCGGTAATGGTTATATGAAATCTAGCCCAAATTGTTATCACACTTGTCTGACATGCCTAGGAAAAGGATTAATAAGTGAACAATGTGAAAGTATCAATTAGAAATTTATCAAATATTATCTACAATAACTTTGTAACCTTCTTTCTTGGGTTAACTAAGTGAAGGAAGTAGGAAATCCCATTGATTTTTAAAAGTGTCTTTATTTAAAGCAAGAGTTTTTGTTCATTTAAGACCTTCTGTTTTGGATCCGGCGGGAGAGGCTACTAGGTCAGCTACTAAGAGATTGGGAATAGATGGAGTTACTCAACTAAGAATTGGTAAATCTATTGAACTTGAGATCGAAGCGGCAAATAAGGAGGAAGCTCGATCCAAGATTGAGTTAATGAGTGATCGATTGCTTGCAAACCCTGTTATTGAGGACTGGTCTTTGGAATTTAAGGACGAGCAGAAAACTCTTACAAACTAAATAAATGAAAATTGGAATTATTGTTTTCCCTGGATCGAACTGCGACAGGGACGTCAGGTGGGCTACTGAAGGATGCCTGGGAATTCCTACAAGCTTTCTATGGCATGAAACTACTGACTTAAGTGGTTATGACGCAATTGTTATTCCAGGGGGGTTTAGTTATGGAGATTATTTACGTTGTGGAGCAATAGCAAGATTCGCACCTGTTTTAAATTCTTTAATCTCTTTTGTTGATAAAGGTGGAAAAGTTCTTGGTATTTGTAATGGGTTTCAAATACTTACTGAACTTGGTCTCTTGCAAGGAGCTTTGACAAGAAATAATAATCTACATTTTATTTGTGATAGTGCAAATTTATCTATTGAAAGCACAAAATCATCTTGGATGAAAAATTATAAAAAACATGATTCTATTTCACTTCCTATCGCTCATGGAGAAGGGAGATATCAATGTAGCAATGACGTCTTGAAAAAATTGCAAGATGATGATTCGATTGCTCTAAGATACGCTCATAACCCAAATGGATCCATCAATGATATTGCTGGAATTACAAATAAAAAAGGAAATGTTTTGGGGATGATGCCACATCCTGAAAGAGCTTGTGATGATGCATTAGGTAATATTGATGGCAAGTCAATTCTTAGTACACTTCTTTCTTGAATTTATAAATCAAGGCATTAAAAAAGCTGCTATCAAAATGAGAGATAGCAGCTTTTTGTTAGCTTTTTTAGATTAGTACTTGTATCCAGCTACAAATAATTGCTCATCAGAAGAAGGCTGAGAACCAGCAACATACAATCCTTTTGATGCCTCAGAGTTTGCTTGAGCTCTAGCTATGAGTGCTTTTTGTCCATCAGAAGTGTTAGAGCCTTTCCATGCTTTTAGACATGAATGTTGTAAAGCACGACCATATGAGAATGAAACATTCCACTTAGCCTTTCTGTCGATCTTATTCATCAGATTTAGATAAACTGATGCAGCTTCCTCGCTCAATCCACCTGAAAGGAAAGTAATACCAGGGACACTTGCAGGTACACAGCGTTCCATTGTACGGATTGTCATTTCAGCTACTTGCTGAGGATCAGCTTTTGTTGAGCTGTCAGCACCTTGAACAGTCATTGATGGCTTCAGAAGAGTTCCCTCTAGAAGTACTCCGTTTACCTGGCAAGCTAAGTAAACTTCTTTAATTACTTCTTCTTGAACTGCTGCTGTCTTTTCAATTGAATGTGAACCATCCATTAAGATTTCTGGTTCAATAATTGGAACCAAGCCAGATTCTTGAACTGATCTAGCGTATCTTGCTAAACCCCAAGCATTTTCTCTAATAGAAAGTTTAGAAGGACAACCATCGTCTGTTATTTGAAGTACTGCTCTCCACTTGGCAAATCTTGCACCTTGCTCGTAATAATCAGCAGCTCTTTCAACAAGACCGTCTAAACCTGAACAAAAAGTTTCTACATCATGTCCACCGGCTAATGGTCTTAGACCTTTGTCAACTTTGATTCCTGGAATTATCCCTAGCTTCTCAAGCTTTTTAACCATTGGCTCACCATCTGGATGGTTCTGGAAAAGAGTTTCTTCAAAAAGAATCGCTCCGCTTATAAAGTTTCCAAGACCTTCTGTGGTGAAAAGCATACCTCTATATGCTTTTCTGTTGTCCTCAGTGTTCTCAACACCTATTGAAGCAAGCCTTTTACCTACTGTTTTCGTTGACTCATCAACAGCAAGAATCCCTTTGCCTGGCTGGGCTATGGCACTTGCGGTCTTCTTTAGTTCTTCTGCGTAGTACGAGAGTGCCATTTATGCAACAAAAATTTCATTAAGATTATTCCATATCAAAGGCCCTTTTTGTTGCTTATTACACCTAAAAAGTTTTTTATTTTTTTTAATCCAATAATTAATTCTAAAAATTATTTTTACTTGAGTTGAATTGGATTTGTTCAATTGATTTCTATCTTCATACCTATTGAGTTTGATTCCTTTACCTTATCGCAAACTATTTGGCTGGCTAATCCCTCGACTAAGCCAGGAATTACTGGGGTTCCATCTGCAATGCTTTGAGCCCACCAGTTTTGGATTCTTGCTACTGGAGCTATTCGACCATCTGTCCATATTTTTGAAAAAGATAGGTCAGAGTCAGGTTGGATATTTTTAAGAACGTCTCCTTTATTTGAGTGCCAAAGCCCAAATCCGTGAACATAATCGTTCTGGTTCTCGCTGCTAAGAACAAGTGTTCCATTGCTTCCATAGATTTCCAGACTAAAACCCCTACTTTGTTTTGTTACGGCAGATAAATTTACTTGGGCTGGAATTAAATTGTTATTAATGCTTTTTATTTGTAGTTGAGAAATACTTACATCTTCACTTGTCACTTTTTTAATGGTTTTTAATTGTGGACACTCTCTTTCTTTAATTGAAGTTGAATTTATTGCGCTCAAAGAATGAGTAGGACCAATTAGCCAATGAATCATGTCAAAAGCATGGGTTCCCAAGGCTCCCAGAACCCCTCCACCGGAATTTTCATCTGAATACCAATTCCATGGCCTATCTGGATTAGCCCTGCTACTCATTAGCCAATCAAGCTTTACAAAATATGGTTCATCTAGTTTTTCCTCGGTAATTATTCGCTTTGCTTGCATGAATAGCGGAACAGCCCGATATTCGTAATCAACAGCTATTTTTAAATTTCTTTTGAGTGCGTTTCTTTGAAGATCCATCACCTCATAAGCATTTAAACAAGTTGGCTTTTCAAGTAAAAGATGTTTTCCTCCTTTAATTGCCTCTAGTGCAAGCTCGTATCTGGGTTCTGGCGGAGTAGCTATGATTATTCCATCTACTTTGGAATCATTTACTAAATCCTCCCAGGTCTCGTAGGCACGAAGATTGTGCTTATTGCAGGCTTCTTTAAGCCTTTCTGGCCGAGGATGCCACAATCCCACAAGCTCAATATTCTTATTAGATAATGATGCAGGAATATGAACACTTTCACCGAAACCTAGTCCTGCAATTGCTATGCGAATCGGATGATCTGTATTGATCATTCTTTTAAATAATTTATGAGTTTAAACATTTTCGCAGCTATCTGAAATCACATCATCTAATAGTTTATCTCCATTAGGGTCTTCCCATTTTGCGGATAAATTTTTTTTACCATTAACTGAAATATCTTTGAATTTATTAGTCATACAATTGATTTTCATTATATAAATATTCTCATCTATTTCCTTTGAAGTACTAGGGGTAATTTTTATGTATTTTGTGGTTAGTTCTATTATTCCTTTTTCTTCAATATCAATACTATCTCTATCTAAATATTGAACTCCCGTAGGCGTTCGACTAACTTCAACCCAATTAGTATTGGCTCCATATACTATATTTGTACTATTGAAAAAAATTAATAATATTAATACTAATATATTCAAGAGTAAATCAAAATTATTTTTTATTTTTTGATTTATTTTAAGCATTAGTTTGTAATTTTACTTCTTGTGTCTTATGTAATCGAAGTATCTTTGCCAAAGTTTCTTTAAGTTCTGTTCTTGGTACAATGGTATCTACGAAACCATGATCTTGAAGATATTCTGCTGTTTGAAAATTATCAGGAAGTTTTTCTCTTAGTGTTTGTTCAATTACTCTTCTCCCTGCAAATCCAATAAGTGCTTTGGGTTCTGCAAGTATTAAATCTCCAAGCATTGCAAAACTAGCAGTAACTCCTCCAGTGGTGGGATGTGTAAGTAAAGGCATATAGAGCAACTGTGCCTCTCTATGTCGTTCAAGCGCCCCTGAAATTTTTGCCATTTGCATCAGACTTAACATCCCTTCTTGCATTCGCGCACCACCCGAAGCGCAAACAATTAGCAATGGCAGCTTTTGTTTGGTTGAATGTTCGATAAGCCTTGTGATCTTCTCTCCTACAACAGATCCCATTGAGCCACCCATGAATCTGAAGTCCATTACAGCTAGTGCCATAGGAATAGAATTAACTTCGCATGTCCCTGTTAAAACACCATCTTTAAGACCAGTGCTAGCTTGACTTTCTCTTAGCCTGTCTGCGTAAGCTCGTCGATCTTTAAAACCAAGAGGGTCAACTGGAGTTAAATGAGTATTGATTGATTTGAATGTATTTGGATCAGAAATTAGTCTTATTCTCTCTTTACTATCTATTCGATTGTGATGCCCACAGTTACTACAAACACTGCAATTATCTATTAAATCTTTTCTATAAACTACTTGTCCGCATTCTGGACATTTCTCCCATAGTCCATCACTTTCTTCAGATTCCTGAGTGACTTTGCCAACAAATTGGCCTTTCCTTCTATCAGCAAACCAGTCGAATAATGACACTGCTATTTTGTAATTGAAATTAATTTAATACCTTGAGTCCCCTTAAAGGGATTACAAAGTTTGAATCTTATCTATAATCCATGAAGAAAATATCCCAATTGATAGAAAAGGCGCAAAGGGATACTCTTCAAATGGTATAAATCTTTTAGTAATTTTCCATGTAAACTATATATAGCTGAAAGTAAAAATGAAATATACAATGACAAAAAGCTGAATTCAATACCGAGCCATATTGTACTAATGGAAGAGAGTTTTATATCACCCAGGCCTAATGAATTTATTCCAAAGATTTTATAGCTTATATAACTTATTGAATACATTACTATGAAGATAATAATCATCGATAAAGAATTATTTGTTATTAAGTCTTTAATATCTATTTTGTCGTTTGACAAGCCTAGACATGCCAAGTAAATAATACCTGATAGGGCAAAGATTGTTAATTTACTTTCACTTATTAGAATTGTGTTTATATCTTCTATCGATATAGAAAACAAAATATATAAAAGTATAAAAGTAAAGGATATGATAATCACTATTAATTATTTACTTTATCTATTAATAATAGATATTATTATCTTTGATTGATTGAATTTGTTATCCTGCCGCCTTTTTCTCTTCTATCATTTTATGAATAATAGGTGTAAGAATAAGCTCCATAGCAAATCCCATTTTCCCTCCGTTAACAACAATACTTGTAGGACTTGACATGAAGGAATCGTGAATCATTCCTAATAAGTACTGGAAGTCAATTCCCCATTTTTCTCTTGAACCTTTTCTGAAATGAATAATTACAAAGCTTTCGTCAGGTGTTGGAATATTTCTGCAAATAAATGGGTTTGACGTATCAATTGTAGGTACTCTCTGGAAGTTGATATCTGTTCGACTGAATTGGGGGCATATGTGATTAATGTAATCAGGCATTCTTCTCAGAATCGTATCTACGATTGTTTCGGCTGAGTATCCCCTTTCTGCGTTATCTCTATGGATTTTTTGTATCCATTCGAGATTGGTAATTGGTACTACACCAACAAGTAAATCAGCGAATGAGGCCACATCATAATCTTTTCCTACTACTCCACCGTGTAGTCCCTCGTAAAACAAAAGGTCGGTTCCTGTTGGAATATCTTCCCAGGGAGTGAATTGACCTGGATCTAATTTTGTTCCTAAACGAGTGTTGTGTTCCTCGGCTTCTTCTGGGCTATGTAAATAATATCTTTTCTGACCTCCGCCAGTTTTTCCATATTGATTGAATAGGTCTTCTAATTTGTCGAATAAATTTGCCTCTGGTCCAAAATGAGAAAAGTTTTCACCTCTTGAAAGTGCTTCAGACATTGCCTTTTTCATAGGCATTCTTTCAAAACGGTGATAACTATCTCCTTCAACAACTGCAGGAACAATCTTTTCTCGAGCAAATATATGCTCAAATGCTCTTTTAACGGTGCTTGTTCCTGCTCCGGATGAACCAGTTACAGCTACTACTGGGTGAAGCTTTGACATCGACGCTTATGTATTGACTTTCATTTTTACAGGTCAACTGACCCTCAAAGTGAAACTATTCGCAGAGTTTTTTAATTTGTGAACTAATTATTTTAATTTTTCCGCCAATAGTTCACCCATTTGAGAGCAACCAACCTGTTTAGTCGTCTGATTGCTCATTAAGTCAGAAGTTCTATAACCGTCATTAAGAATTTCGTTAATTGCATTTTCTAAAAAAGTTGCTGCTTCTTTTTCATTAAGGGCAATTTTTAACATCATTGCAGCAGATAAGAGCATTGCTATTGGATTAGCTATATCTTTTCCTGCGATGTCAGGAGCTGAGCCATGAACAGGTTCAAACACACCTGGCCCATCAGTGGTTAACGAAGCAGAAGGAAGCATGCCAATTGATCCTGTCAGCATGGCTGCAATGTCGCTAAGAATATCTCCAAATAAATTACCTGTAAGAATCACATCAAATTGGCTTGGATTTCTAACAAGTTGCATTGCTGCATTGTCTACATATTGATGCGTAAGTTCTATATCTTTGTATTTGTTAGACACCAATATTGTTTCCTCTCTCCATAGTTGACTTACATCTAAAACATTAGCTTTATCAACTGAGCAAACTTTTTGATTTCTTTGTTTGGATAATTTAAAAGCAATTTCTGCTATTCGTTTAACTTCCTCGGAGGTGTATGTCATCGTGTTAAATGCTCTTTCTCCTTTATCTGTTTTTATCCTTCCTTTTGGTTCTCCAAAGTAAATACCGCTGGTAAGTTCTCTAACTACTACTAAATCAACTTCTTTAACAAAGTCTTCTTTCAAGCTACTTGCTTTTGTTAAGGATGGAATTATTTTTACTGGCCTTATATTTGCAAAAAGATCCAAAGAAGATCTGAGATTGAGTAGGCCTGTTTCAGGCCTTTTCTCTCTAGGTAATTCGTCATACTTTGGGTCTCCTATTGCCGCTAACAAAACAGCATCAGAGTTCTTACATTCTTGAAGAGTTCTATCTGGGAAGGGGATACCATCTGAATCTATTGCTGATCCACCAAAAGGCATTTCTTTAAATTTGATTTCAAAGCCAAATTTCCTTGAGACTAGGTCAAGGATTTTATGAGTGACGTTTGTTATCTCTGGACCAATTCCATCTCCTGGCAATAATGTTATTTTGTAAGACTTCATTTGTACTTATTCATCAAGGGAAAAACTTACCTGGAGTTTCTGCGATCTAAATGACGGATAGCTTTTGCTATCTCAGGTAGTTTTTTGAAATTAGCAGAGCATCTCAACCAAAGTTTATTTGGAATAGCTGGGAAGCCGCTAACAACAGTTCCTGCCTCGATATTTGATATTATTCCTGTTTTTGAACTTGCTATCACGCCATCTCCAATTTTAATTTTATTGCTCACGCCCACTTGTCCCGCAAGTATAACTGCGTTTCCAATCTGTGCTCCTCCAGCAATACCAACTTGAGCAGCCATAGCGCATCCTTTTCCGGTAGTAACTCCATGACCAATTTGAACTAGGTTATCAATTTTTGTATCTTCACCAATTATTGTCTCTCCTACTGAAGGCCTATCAATCGTTGATCCACTACCAACTTCTACTTTATTTTTTAAAATAACTATTCCAACTTGAGGCATTTTCTTCCATCCATTTGATGTGGGCACGAATCCAAAACCTTCACCACCAATAACAGCATTGGCATTAATTACACATTTGTCACCAAGTTTAGATCCAGAATGAATAACACTATTTGCGTGAATTAAATTTTTGGCACCAATTCTTACATTTCTATATAGAACAACGCCTGCATGAATGATAGTCCCAGCTCCAATTTCTGTATTATCTCCAATATAAGCATTAGCTCCGATTGAAACTCCAAGACCAATTTTTACATTCTGACCGATGACCGCACTTTTATGTATACCTTCTCTTTCTATCTCAGATGGATAAAGAAACTCTAATGTTTCAGCAAAAGCAATCTTGGGCTCTTTAAGTATTATCCAATCAACTGAAATTTTCTTTGCTATTTCAATAATATAAGTATCATTTGCTGGTAATAATAGAGCAGATGCTTTTGAAGTCTCTATGAGATTTCTAAGATTTAATGGACTATTATTGTCTAGAAAACTTATGTCATTAACCTTGGCTTTTTCTAAAGAAGCTGCGGTTAAAATAACTGGATTGTTTTTTATTTTAAAGTCAACGACACCAGATTGACCTTTCTTCAGTTTTTCGACAATTTCAATGAATTGCATGATTTGATTTAATTGGGGAAGTGAAAATTACTATTGTTATCTGAGTTATTCACTTGTTAGAACCAGAACATCTCGGTGGATAACTAGAGGAGATCCTGTTGTTTCGGATCTTGAATTAATTCCTATCTTTATAGCATCACTGCTCATTGAGCAAATTCCTTTAGCAATTTCCTCTCCTTCCGTGTTAATAACTTTTACAGGTTGATTCGCAATAAAATTCCCGCTAACTTTTTTCACCCCAACTAATAATAGTGAAGCACCTTTGTTTTTGATAGCTTCACTAGCACCATCATCTAAGTGTATTTCTCCGACTGGTTTAATTGCATGTGCCAACCAACTTTTTCTATTCCCGATAGGGTTTGGATTGGGGTGAAAAACAGTTCCTATTTTTTTTCCATCAAGTAATTCGCCTAATATTTTCGGATCTCTGCCATCTGCTAATTGAACTTTTATCCCGCTTTCAGTGGCGATCTTTGCAGCAGTTAATTTTGTTTTTATTCCTCCAGTCCCCCATGAAGTTTGTTCATTTGCTAGTTCTAAATTATTTAATTCTTTTGAATTGTTAATATCTTTGATTGGCTTAGCTTTACTATTGATTTTGGGATCAGAAGAGTAGAGATGATCGATATCAGTTAATAATATTAATTGATCAGCAGATATAGCTGTTGCAACTAATGCAGATAGAGTATCATTATCACCATACTTTAGCTCTTCATCTGAGGTTATATCATTTTCGTTTACGATTGGTATAACATCCCATTCGAGCAATCTTTTTAATGTTTGCGAAGCAGAGTTATAACTATTTCTTGATCCTAATTCTGACCTAGTTAATAATATTTGCGCAACTTTATATCTAAAACTGCTCATAGCCTTTTCATACAAAGCCATTAAATGAAGTTGACCTATTGCAGCAGAAGCTTGAAGAGAGATTATTTCTTTAGGTCTTGTCTTGAATCTCATTTGATGACATCCAAGTCCTACAGCACCACTAGAAACCAATATAATTTTATCGCCATTCCTTTGAGCTTTTGATATGTAAGAACAATAATCATTAATTACATCAAAAGTTGTATATTTATCGTTTCCTCTCAAAAGGCTTGTGCCAATCTTGATTACCCAGGTTGTCATAAAATGTCTCCAGTTATAATATTTGCTATGTATCTTTCTATAGATTGAAACTTATTCTTTTCAATTTTGTTTCCATAATCATCTACTGAATCTACCAATATTGTATACATTCCTAATCTATTGCCTACAAGAATATCTGTAAAAACTCTATCTCCAATCATTGCTACCTCATTTGATAAATAAGGAATTTTATCTAGGATCTTCTTTAATTTTCTTTTACTTGGTTTGCCGCCAGAGTATGTAAATTCTAAATCTAATTCATCAGCAATTAATTTTATTCTATTTCTAGATGGATTGTTACTGAACAGGTAAGTATAAAAGTATTTTTTTGAAGTATTAATCCAATTTCTTATATTACTAGATAGTACTGGTTTGTTCCCAGAAATTAATGTTCCATCTACATCAAGTATTAGTGCTTTGACGTTTTTGGAAGATAAATCATTTATAGAGATCTTTGAAATTTTATCGTTTACCTTCCAATTTGGAATAAGTAATTCTTTAATGTTTATTCTGATAATCCCCTTTCCTCAAGTTCAGCTTCAATTCCTGATTGTATCTTGTCAAACTCTTCACCTTCAACAAGCTTTACTTCTCCATCTTCTAGCTTTCCGACTATGAAGAAAGGGTCAAGAGGAATGTATAGACCATACTCATTACTTTCAACTCTAAAATTGACAAGTAGCTCGTAGGTTTCTGACTCGTCATCAATGTCTTCTTCCTCAATTTCTTCTGGTTCAGGCTCATCTAATTCGCCTGAGACTGTAAGTGTGATGGCTGAGCGAACAAGTCTAAGATCATGTTCTTGAAGAACAACATCAGCTACTTCAAGTATTGGCTCATTCTTTTCAATTGTTTCTATTAGCTTGGGATCTTGATCGTCAATCAATTGAAATAGAGATACAGGAGTATCTACTGGAGTTAACAGGGCATATTCATTTCCTTCAAG encodes the following:
- the purQ gene encoding phosphoribosylformylglycinamidine synthase subunit PurQ, with protein sequence MKIGIIVFPGSNCDRDVRWATEGCLGIPTSFLWHETTDLSGYDAIVIPGGFSYGDYLRCGAIARFAPVLNSLISFVDKGGKVLGICNGFQILTELGLLQGALTRNNNLHFICDSANLSIESTKSSWMKNYKKHDSISLPIAHGEGRYQCSNDVLKKLQDDDSIALRYAHNPNGSINDIAGITNKKGNVLGMMPHPERACDDALGNIDGKSILSTLLS
- the accD gene encoding acetyl-CoA carboxylase, carboxyltransferase subunit beta, whose translation is MSLFDWFADRRKGQFVGKVTQESEESDGLWEKCPECGQVVYRKDLIDNCSVCSNCGHHNRIDSKERIRLISDPNTFKSINTHLTPVDPLGFKDRRAYADRLRESQASTGLKDGVLTGTCEVNSIPMALAVMDFRFMGGSMGSVVGEKITRLIEHSTKQKLPLLIVCASGGARMQEGMLSLMQMAKISGALERHREAQLLYMPLLTHPTTGGVTASFAMLGDLILAEPKALIGFAGRRVIEQTLREKLPDNFQTAEYLQDHGFVDTIVPRTELKETLAKILRLHKTQEVKLQTNA
- the purS gene encoding phosphoribosylformylglycinamidine synthase subunit PurS; translation: MSLFKARVFVHLRPSVLDPAGEATRSATKRLGIDGVTQLRIGKSIELEIEAANKEEARSKIELMSDRLLANPVIEDWSLEFKDEQKTLTN
- the cobW gene encoding cobalamin biosynthesis protein CobW, with translation MSAIRLPVTVVTGFLGSGKTTLLRHLLREGNQRLAVVVNEFGTVGLDGDLLKNCGLCPDDEVDERIVELNNGCLCCTVQEDFLPAMEALLLRSNQLDGIIIETSGLALPKPLLQALNWPAIRNKVFINGVVTLVDGYALSNGSPVGDLKSINQQITTDKSIDHLTPINELFRDQLISADLVLISRSDLLSAKSFSLVRDEVKKQGNSITNILPISNGKIEPSVILGLCKEQNNISRADQYDHDHDHDHDHDHVDVISEHLRFEFPIDKDLLKEILVNLVPEYQILRIKGRCWIEGKALPLQIQMVGCRFNSWFESANDESWKPSKAGIDLVSLSLKGGVEKAFESSF
- a CDS encoding prepilin peptidase, whose translation is MIIISFTFILLYILFSISIEDINTILISESKLTIFALSGIIYLACLGLSNDKIDIKDLITNNSLSMIIIFIVMYSISYISYKIFGINSLGLGDIKLSSISTIWLGIEFSFLSLYISFLLSAIYSLHGKLLKDLYHLKSIPLRLFYQLGYFLHGL
- a CDS encoding Gfo/Idh/MocA family protein yields the protein MINTDHPIRIAIAGLGFGESVHIPASLSNKNIELVGLWHPRPERLKEACNKHNLRAYETWEDLVNDSKVDGIIIATPPEPRYELALEAIKGGKHLLLEKPTCLNAYEVMDLQRNALKRNLKIAVDYEYRAVPLFMQAKRIITEEKLDEPYFVKLDWLMSSRANPDRPWNWYSDENSGGGVLGALGTHAFDMIHWLIGPTHSLSAINSTSIKERECPQLKTIKKVTSEDVSISQLQIKSINNNLIPAQVNLSAVTKQSRGFSLEIYGSNGTLVLSSENQNDYVHGFGLWHSNKGDVLKNIQPDSDLSFSKIWTDGRIAPVARIQNWWAQSIADGTPVIPGLVEGLASQIVCDKVKESNSIGMKIEIN
- a CDS encoding phosphoribulokinase, which codes for MSKLHPVVAVTGSSGAGTSTVKRAFEHIFAREKIVPAVVEGDSYHRFERMPMKKAMSEALSRGENFSHFGPEANLFDKLEDLFNQYGKTGGGQKRYYLHSPEEAEEHNTRLGTKLDPGQFTPWEDIPTGTDLLFYEGLHGGVVGKDYDVASFADLLVGVVPITNLEWIQKIHRDNAERGYSAETIVDTILRRMPDYINHICPQFSRTDINFQRVPTIDTSNPFICRNIPTPDESFVIIHFRKGSREKWGIDFQYLLGMIHDSFMSSPTSIVVNGGKMGFAMELILTPIIHKMIEEKKAAG
- the proB gene encoding glutamate 5-kinase, whose protein sequence is MTTWVIKIGTSLLRGNDKYTTFDVINDYCSYISKAQRNGDKIILVSSGAVGLGCHQMRFKTRPKEIISLQASAAIGQLHLMALYEKAMSSFRYKVAQILLTRSELGSRNSYNSASQTLKRLLEWDVIPIVNENDITSDEELKYGDNDTLSALVATAISADQLILLTDIDHLYSSDPKINSKAKPIKDINNSKELNNLELANEQTSWGTGGIKTKLTAAKIATESGIKVQLADGRDPKILGELLDGKKIGTVFHPNPNPIGNRKSWLAHAIKPVGEIHLDDGASEAIKNKGASLLLVGVKKVSGNFIANQPVKVINTEGEEIAKGICSMSSDAIKIGINSRSETTGSPLVIHRDVLVLTSE
- the leuB gene encoding 3-isopropylmalate dehydrogenase; this encodes MKSYKITLLPGDGIGPEITNVTHKILDLVSRKFGFEIKFKEMPFGGSAIDSDGIPFPDRTLQECKNSDAVLLAAIGDPKYDELPREKRPETGLLNLRSSLDLFANIRPVKIIPSLTKASSLKEDFVKEVDLVVVRELTSGIYFGEPKGRIKTDKGERAFNTMTYTSEEVKRIAEIAFKLSKQRNQKVCSVDKANVLDVSQLWREETILVSNKYKDIELTHQYVDNAAMQLVRNPSQFDVILTGNLFGDILSDIAAMLTGSIGMLPSASLTTDGPGVFEPVHGSAPDIAGKDIANPIAMLLSAAMMLKIALNEKEAATFLENAINEILNDGYRTSDLMSNQTTKQVGCSQMGELLAEKLK
- a CDS encoding YqeG family HAD IIIA-type phosphatase, yielding MIRINIKELLIPNWKVNDKISKISINDLSSKNVKALILDVDGTLISGNKPVLSSNIRNWINTSKKYFYTYLFSNNPSRNRIKLIADELDLEFTYSGGKPSKRKLKKILDKIPYLSNEVAMIGDRVFTDILVGNRLGMYTILVDSVDDYGNKIEKNKFQSIERYIANIITGDIL
- a CDS encoding class I fructose-bisphosphate aldolase, with amino-acid sequence MALSYYAEELKKTASAIAQPGKGILAVDESTKTVGKRLASIGVENTEDNRKAYRGMLFTTEGLGNFISGAILFEETLFQNHPDGEPMVKKLEKLGIIPGIKVDKGLRPLAGGHDVETFCSGLDGLVERAADYYEQGARFAKWRAVLQITDDGCPSKLSIRENAWGLARYARSVQESGLVPIIEPEILMDGSHSIEKTAAVQEEVIKEVYLACQVNGVLLEGTLLKPSMTVQGADSSTKADPQQVAEMTIRTMERCVPASVPGITFLSGGLSEEAASVYLNLMNKIDRKAKWNVSFSYGRALQHSCLKAWKGSNTSDGQKALIARAQANSEASKGLYVAGSQPSSDEQLFVAGYKY
- the lpxD gene encoding UDP-3-O-(3-hydroxymyristoyl)glucosamine N-acyltransferase, with product MQFIEIVEKLKKGQSGVVDFKIKNNPVILTAASLEKAKVNDISFLDNNSPLNLRNLIETSKASALLLPANDTYIIEIAKKISVDWIILKEPKIAFAETLEFLYPSEIEREGIHKSAVIGQNVKIGLGVSIGANAYIGDNTEIGAGTIIHAGVVLYRNVRIGAKNLIHANSVIHSGSKLGDKCVINANAVIGGEGFGFVPTSNGWKKMPQVGIVILKNKVEVGSGSTIDRPSVGETIIGEDTKIDNLVQIGHGVTTGKGCAMAAQVGIAGGAQIGNAVILAGQVGVSNKIKIGDGVIASSKTGIISNIEAGTVVSGFPAIPNKLWLRCSANFKKLPEIAKAIRHLDRRNSR